TTCACGCATGGCGATACCTCAGTGCAGCCCCACGGCCACCAGGCCGAGGTCGATGAGCTTGATTCCAATGAACGGCGCCACCACGCCGCCCACGCCGTAGACCGCGAGCGAGCGTCGTAGGAGGGCGGCCGCACCCAGCGGCCGGTAGGTCACCCCGCGCAACGCCAACGGCACGAGCATGATGATGATGATCGCGTTGAAGATGACGGCCGCCAGGATGGCGCTCTCCGGCGACGCCAGGTGCATCACGTTCAGTGGCGCGATCTCCGGGAAGACGCCCATGAACATCGCGGGGAGGATTGCAAAGTACTTCGCCACGTCGTTCGAGATGGAGAACGTGGTCAACGCTCCGCGGGTCATGAGTAACTGTTTACCCACCTCGACGACCTCGAGGAGCTTGGTCGGGTCGGAGTCGAGGTCGACCATGTTGCCGGCCTCGCGCGCGGCCTGCGTGCCGGTGTTCATGGCAACGCCCACGTCGGCCTGCGCGAGCGCGGGCGCGTCGTTGGTGCCGTCGCCGGTCATGGCCACCAGCTTGCCCTTCTGCTGCTCCTCCTTGATGAGCTGCATCTTCCGCTCGGGCGTGGCCTCGGCGAGGTAGTCGTCGACGCCCGCTTCCTTGGCGATCGACGCAGCCGTGCGCGGGTTGTCGCCGGTGATCATCACCGTGCGGATGCCCATGGCGCGGAAGCGAGCGAAGCGCTCGCGAATGCCGGTCTTCACCGTGTCCTTGAGGTGAATGACGCCGAGCAGCGTGCCGCCATCACTCACGGCGAGCGGAGTCCCTCCCTGGTCGCCGATCTTGGCCGCGATCTGCCGGCACTCATCGGCCCACGCAGCGGTACCGCCGAGGTTCTTCAATACGGCGTCCACCGCGCCCTTGCGAATCTGACGATTGCCGATATCCACGCCGCTCATGCGCGTCTGGGCGGTGAACGGAACGAACGTCGCCGCCGGATCGCGGGCGCGCTCGGGCATTTGATACTTTTGAACCATCAGCGTGACGATGGAGCGGCCCTCGGGCGTCTCGTCGGCGAGGCTGGCG
This genomic window from Deltaproteobacteria bacterium contains:
- the kdpB gene encoding potassium-transporting ATPase subunit KdpB, coding for MKGKSPSLMNPTLLRPALVESIKRLSPRYMVRNPVMFVVEVGSVMTTGLWIRDLTAPVAGAPPHWFTLWVALWLWFTVVFANFSEAIAEGRGKAQAETLRKMRKEIVARRLLEAGGEEQVPASALRKGDRVVVEAGQLIPGDGEVVEGIASVDESAITGESAPVIRESGGDRSAVTGGTKVLSDKIVVQVSVNPGESFLDRMIALVEGASRQKTPNEIALHILLVGLTIIFLFACVTLIPMGIYSGTKLGLTAIIALLVCLIPTTIGGLLPAIGIAGIDRMLRKNVLAKSGRAIEAAGDVDTLLLDKTGTITYGNRMAAEVLPLHGVRLEDLAEAAQLASLADETPEGRSIVTLMVQKYQMPERARDPAATFVPFTAQTRMSGVDIGNRQIRKGAVDAVLKNLGGTAAWADECRQIAAKIGDQGGTPLAVSDGGTLLGVIHLKDTVKTGIRERFARFRAMGIRTVMITGDNPRTAASIAKEAGVDDYLAEATPERKMQLIKEEQQKGKLVAMTGDGTNDAPALAQADVGVAMNTGTQAAREAGNMVDLDSDPTKLLEVVEVGKQLLMTRGALTTFSISNDVAKYFAILPAMFMGVFPEIAPLNVMHLASPESAILAAVIFNAIIIIMLVPLALRGVTYRPLGAAALLRRSLAVYGVGGVVAPFIGIKLIDLGLVAVGLH